A window of Nonomuraea angiospora genomic DNA:
TTGCGCAGGTGTTCGGCGGGCAGCACCCGGCCCGTGGGGTTGCCCGGGGAGTTGACCCAGATGAGGTCGACGCGCTCGGGGCCGAGCGCGAGCGTGCTGTCGGAGGCCGTGCCCACGGCACCGGCCAGCCGGGCGCCCACGTCGTAGGTGGGGTAGGCCAGCTCGGGGAAGACCACCCGCCGCGCGCCCAGGTAGGTGGGCAGCCAGGCGACGAACTCCTTGGAGCCGATCAGCGGGAGCACGTCCTGCTGGTCGACGGTGACACCGTGCCTGCGCCGCAGCCACCCGGCCGCGGCCTCGCGCAGCGCCTTGGTGCCGTGCGTGAAGGGGTAACCGGGGCTGTCGGCCGCCCCCGCGAGAGCGTCCTGGACGATCCGCGGCACGGGATCGACGGGCGTGCCGATCGAGAGGTCGACGATGCCGTCGGGATGTGCGAGCGCGCGCTCCTTGTACGGCTCCAGCCGGTCCCAGGGGAAGTCGGGCAACTTGTTCACGGTTCTCCAGGGTTGTCGGTCGCCGTACTCAAAAAGCGCACGCCGACGGGGCGCATCCGAACCGGATGCCCCCGTGTACGGCGTGACAGGATCGTCTAGTGGTCCTCACCCTGCGGCGGCAGGGCTGCCACCACCGGGTGGTCCTTTTCGATCTTGCCGACCTTCGAGGCGCCACCGGGCGAGCCGAGGTCCTCGAAGAAGTCCACGTTCGCCTTGTAGAAGTCCTTCCACTGCTCGGGAAGGTCGTCCTCATAGAAAATCGCCTCGACGGGGCATACAGGCTCACACGCGCCGCAGTCCACGCACTCGTCGGGGTGGATGTAAAGCATGCGCTCGCCCTCGTAGATGCAATCGACGGGGCACTCCTCGATGCACGCCTTGTCCAGGACGTCCACGCAAGGCTGCGCGATGACGTAGGTCACCTCGAGCTCCTTCTTCTCCGCACCATGGCATGACTCTGACCGCGGTTTGCTACGCCCTAGTATTGCCGTGCTTGCCAGCTGGCCGAAACGGAGGGTGGCAAAGTCGTGGCCGCACGTCTCATCATCGCGATCACAAGTCAGGATATAGGTGCACGCATCACCACCCGCAGGCGCGTTCCTGGGGGATTTCGAGATGCGGTGGGCATCCTCGTGTCGTGGGAGAACGGACTACTCAAAGTTCGCAAAAGAGACGGCACCGTGGTGGAGATACCGGAAGAGACGCTGGTGGCCGCCAAGGTGGTTCCGGCCGCGCCTCCTCGACCTGAACGAATGTAACGGTAAGTATTTGTTGTGTGACTGTACGTACCTGCGCCGCCGCAGCAGCCATCCTCGCCAGCGCCGGATGCGGCGCGTCGTCCACCCACTCCACCTCTGCCCAGCCCAAGAACCTGCCGCCGGTCAACGTCCAGGCGAGCTCCATGAAGGCCGGCTTCGCCACCATGGACCGGCTGGTCGAGGCGGCCAAGCGTGAGGGCCAGCTCAACGTGATCGCGCTGCCTCACGACTGGGTCAACTACGGCGAGATCATCGAGGCGTTCGCCGACAAGTACGGGCTCAAGGTCAACGAGCTGGAGCCGACCGCCGGCAGCAAGCGCGAGCTGGACGCCGCCGCGCAGCTCAAGCCCGACGTCTTCGACCTGACCCTGGACGCGGCCGTCTCCGGGGCCGACCGGTTCGCCCCGTACAAGGTGCAGGTCTGGCAGGACCTGCCCGACGACGTCAAGGACCCGGCCGGCGCCTGGTACGCCGCCTACGGCGGCTACATGTCCATCGGGTACGACCCGCGCGAGGTCAAGCCCCCGGCCTCCTTCGCCGACCTGCTCAATCCCGGCTACCGGGTCGCGCTCGACGGCGACCCGCTGCGGTCGGAGGGGGCGTTCGACGGCGTGATGGCCGCCTCCATGCGCTCGGGCGTGCCGCAGCCGTCGCAGGGGGTGGCGCTGTTCGCCAAACTCAAGCAGGCCGGGCGGCTCACCGACCTGGCCAAGGCCAACACCGTCATCGCCTGGGACCACCTGAACGCGGCCCGCAGCGCCGCCCACGCCGACGCGTGGAAGGTCACGATCCCCAAGGACGCGCCACTCGGCGGCTACCACATGCAGGCCATCAACAAGGCGGCCCCGCATCCGGCCGCGGCCCGCCTGTGGCAGGAGTTCCTGTTCTCGAACGAGGGCCAGAACCTCTTCCAGAAGGGTTTCGCCCGCCCGGCGCGCAGCGAGGCGATGATCATGAAGGGCACGCTCGACGCCGAGCAGGCCGCGAAACTTCCCAAGGCTCCGGGCCCGCCGGTCCTCATGACAATCCCGCAGGCAGACGCGGCGAAGGCGTATCTCAACCGGGAATGGACCAAGAGTGTCGGATGAGTCCCATGTGACTTGATATGTCGTAGGGACGTTCAGGCTCTAAAGTGAGCAGACAGCACGGCCAGGGGGGCCCGTTGTCTGATCGAATGTGAGCTGATCGTCTTGCGATATGACACACCGAGCTTGGAGCGGTGGAACAGTCGCGCCTACGACAGCAGCTTCGGCTACGTCTCTACTCAGGGCGCGCCACTGGTCGACCTGCTGGATCCGCGTCCCGGCGAGCGGGTGCTCGACCTCGGCTGCGGCACGGGCGTGCTCACCGCGCAGATCGCCTTCAGGGGCGCGGACGTGCTGGGCATCGACGGCTCCCCCGCGATGATCGAAAAGGCCCTCGCGCAGTACCCGGGGATCAACTTCATCGTCGGCGACGGGCACGACTTCAACGTCGTGAACCCGTACGACGCGGTGTTCTCCAACGCGGCGCTGCACTGGATGAGCCGCGACCCCGGTCTGGTGATCGCCCGGGTGCGCGAGGCGCTGACGCCCGGCGGGCGCTTCGTCGCCGAGATGGGCGGGGCCGGCAACTGCGCCGAGCTGACCGCCGCGATGCTGACGGCCTGGCGCGAGTACGGCCTGCGCGAACCCGATCTCCCGTGGTACTTTCCCTCGCCTGCCGAGTACGCCCGCCGCCTGGAGCAGGAGGGCTTCGTCGTCAGGTTGCTGGAATACTTCGACCGGCCGACCCCCCTGGACGAGTGCCCCGGCGGGGCCGCCGACTGGGTGCGCATGTTCGCCTCGTCGGTGCTCGAAGGACTCCCGCCGGAGATCGTGGAGCCCCTGCTTCATCGCGTGAACGAGTTGGCCGCGCCCGCGCTTCGCAGGGAGACTGGCTGGATGGCCGACTACGTGCGTCTACGCTTTGCCGCTGTTCGGCGTTGATGCGTAGTACATGATGCGTAGGGCTGATTTGCCGGACTATGGTCTGTTCCGTGGGCGGCGAGATTATGGCTGCACCGCTGCGGCGGCGTGAGGGGCTGGTGAACGGAACGGGATGAACTTCTGCCTGAGCGACCTCGTACCACCGTTGAGGTGGAGCGACGCCACGACGATCACGCTGCTCACCGGGCAGCCTGAGCTGCCCGACGCGTGGTGGCGCAGTCTGCCCATGCCACACGTCCTGGCTGCCATCGGCCCCGAGTCGTTGGGCGAGCTGCTGACGGAGATCGCCCTGGAGCACTGGCCCGCGGCGGCGGTGGGTGACGTCCTGCCGGCGCTGTACGTGCTGGACCCGGAGGAGGCCGACGAGCCCGCCGTCGCGATCGCCCTCGACCGGGCCGGATCGTGGGCCGGGCTGCTGACGTTGACCAGCAGGGAGCTGGTGGACCAGCCCTTCATCCAGGCCCGGCCGGTGCTGAACACGCTGTTCTCGGCGGTCCTGGTGCGTCTGGCGCACCCGCGCACGGCCGAGCCGGAGCCCGTGGCCGAGGAGCGGGCCCCCGAGCCGGTCGAGGAGCCCGACCCCGTGGTCCGGTTCGCCGCCGTCGGGTCGGTGATCGACGACCCCGAGCCCGACGCCCACTTCGTCCCCGCCGGTTCCGTCATCGACGACCCCGAGCCCGACGAGGGCGCGGCCGCTCCCGAGCCCGCCGAGGCCCCGCACGCCGCCGAGGCCGAGCACCCGAGGGACGAGGAGGCCGTCGCGTCCCACGAGGGTGCGCCCGCTCCCCAGGAGGACGAGCCCCAGGCCGCCGCGCCGCGCGAGGGCACGCCGGAGGGCGCCGCGGCACACGAGGACGTGCCCGAGGACGCCCCGGCACACGAGGACGTGCCCGAGGACGCCCCGGCACACGAGGACGTGCCCGAGGACGCCGCTCCCCAGGAGGGCGCCCCCGAGGTCGCCGCGTCCCACGAGGGCGCGCCCGAGGATGCCGCTCCCCAGCAGGACGAGCCCGAGGCCGTCGCCCCCCAGCACGACGAGCCTGAGGCCGTCGCCCCCCAGCAGGATGTGCCCGAGGCCGTCTCGCACGAGGGGGCGCCCGAGGCCGCCGCTTCGCCCGAGAGCGAGCCCGAAGGCGTCGCTGCGGAGCAGGGTGCGTCCGAGGGCGCTGAGCCGGTGCTCGACGCCGCGCCGGACGCCGGCGAGGCGCCTGAACGCGAGCCGCAACCCGAGCCCCAGTCCGAGCCGCAGCGCGTGCTCGACGCCGCCGAGGAGCCCGTCCCCGAACCGGCCGCCCAGGAGGCGCCCGCCCAGGAGGTCCCGGCTCAGGAGGTGGCCGTCCTGGAAGCGGCGGCTCAGGAGGCGCCGGAAGGGGCCGAGGCGCCCGAGCCGGAGCCCGCCCCGTCGCAGCAGCAGGACGGGCAGCCGCTGCCGGACCTCATCGAGGCCGCGTTCGCGGGGCTCGACGACAAGAGCTGGGCCGTGGCCCAGAACCGCGTCTTCACCGACGAGCCCTCCGCCGTGGACCAGCTGGCCAAGCTCTTCGCCGTCCCCCCGGCCGAGATCTCCGCCACCGAGGACGAGCTCCGTACCCGGCTCGACCACTGGCTGGCGAGCGAGGAGGCGGCCCCGTACCGGGCCCATCTGGAGGAGCTGCGCAAGACCCTGGGCCCGGCCGCCCGCAAGGAGCAGCTCATCGGCGCGGCCGACTGGCACAACGTGGAGATCCGCGCCCTGGAAGTCCCGGCCTGGCAGTTCGTGCTGGCGACGCTGTCGCCCCAGCCCCAGCCGCAGCCCCAGTTGCAGCCGCAGTCGGCGTTCGGCTCGCCGCAGCTGCCGCCGTCCCCTCCCCCGGGCCCGCCGCAGTTCCAGGCGTTCACCCCGGCCGCCCCGCAGGTGGAGGAGTCGAACGGCGGCTCCGGGGAGCACAAGCCGTACCAGCCACTGAAGGACGTCTCGCAGACCAGGCGCTGCTTCAGGCAGCCCGACGGACGCTGGTGGCTGCGCATCGACGTGACGGCCGAGCAGCTGGCCGGCGGCGAGTGCGCGCTGCCGACGGGGTTCGCCTCGTACCTGGGCCTGTCCCCGGGCGAGAGCCGGACGGTCAGGAGCGCCGCGGGCGAGCTGACCATGACGTGGCACGGCAAGCCGGTGCTCGAATCCATCGAACGCCTCCTGGTGGACGTGGGCGCGCGAGAGGGCGGGCACCTGTTCCTGACGCTGTCGGACGAGGGGGTGCTCAGGGCCAGGCACCTCCCGGTCGCCGCGCAGGGCGCCGAGAAGATCACCAAGGCGCTCCGGCTGGTGGGGTACACGGCCCCGGGCGGCACCCGAGATCAGGCGGCCAGGGTGATCGCCACCAGGATCGGCATGACGGGACCGGTCGCGCTCCCCGACCTGCTCACCAGGCTCCGCGAACGCGGGGACCGCGACCTGCTCGCCCTCCTGGACTGAGCCGGTGCCGCGGCTCGCGATCGGCCCTGAGTTTCCCAGGGAGCTCAGCGCACTGGCCCAGCCGGTGCGCAGGGACGCCGTTGTCGCGCTGCGCAGGTTCCTGCTGAACGTGGCCGGCGCCCCGCACCCCCAGCGGGTCAGGGGCTGCCGGGATCCGCGGGTCGCGACGCTGCGGCTGGCCGAGGGTCATCGCGGGGTGGTGGTGCGGCAGCGGGAGGTGTACTGGCTGCGCACGGTGCTGCCCGACCCCGAGGCCTGGTCGTACGCGCGACGCTTCAGGTTCGGGGTCAACCCGGTGATCGGCGTGGTCGAGGAGTGGGACGCCGAGGCGCTCGAACGCGTCGAGCCCGCATTACGCCGCTCGGCCAGGTCGTCCGGGCTGTTCGACCCGATCTGCGACGGCGACCTGATGGGGCTCGGCCTCGACGTGCACGCGCTGCCGCTGTTCAGGCTGATC
This region includes:
- the fdxA gene encoding ferredoxin, producing the protein MTYVIAQPCVDVLDKACIEECPVDCIYEGERMLYIHPDECVDCGACEPVCPVEAIFYEDDLPEQWKDFYKANVDFFEDLGSPGGASKVGKIEKDHPVVAALPPQGEDH
- a CDS encoding putative acetyltransferase produces the protein MAARLIIAITSQDIGARITTRRRVPGGFRDAVGILVSWENGLLKVRKRDGTVVEIPEETLVAAKVVPAAPPRPERM
- a CDS encoding ABC transporter substrate-binding protein is translated as MTVRTCAAAAAILASAGCGASSTHSTSAQPKNLPPVNVQASSMKAGFATMDRLVEAAKREGQLNVIALPHDWVNYGEIIEAFADKYGLKVNELEPTAGSKRELDAAAQLKPDVFDLTLDAAVSGADRFAPYKVQVWQDLPDDVKDPAGAWYAAYGGYMSIGYDPREVKPPASFADLLNPGYRVALDGDPLRSEGAFDGVMAASMRSGVPQPSQGVALFAKLKQAGRLTDLAKANTVIAWDHLNAARSAAHADAWKVTIPKDAPLGGYHMQAINKAAPHPAAARLWQEFLFSNEGQNLFQKGFARPARSEAMIMKGTLDAEQAAKLPKAPGPPVLMTIPQADAAKAYLNREWTKSVG
- a CDS encoding class I SAM-dependent methyltransferase, with translation MRYDTPSLERWNSRAYDSSFGYVSTQGAPLVDLLDPRPGERVLDLGCGTGVLTAQIAFRGADVLGIDGSPAMIEKALAQYPGINFIVGDGHDFNVVNPYDAVFSNAALHWMSRDPGLVIARVREALTPGGRFVAEMGGAGNCAELTAAMLTAWREYGLREPDLPWYFPSPAEYARRLEQEGFVVRLLEYFDRPTPLDECPGGAADWVRMFASSVLEGLPPEIVEPLLHRVNELAAPALRRETGWMADYVRLRFAAVRR